In Kitasatospora gansuensis, a genomic segment contains:
- a CDS encoding TerD family protein: MTQGGNAPLTAARVTVEVTAPKALDVSGLLLTESGKVRSDADFVFFNAPNGPGVTHRPASGGAPDAITVDTGAVPAGIDKIVVTASLDDAGATFAGTEPTATLRDADTGAVLLTFTPPRLTRETALVVVEVYRRAGAWKVRAVGQGYANGLAGIATDFGVSVDDSPAPPPMPTAAPAAAAPAAPAAAGTPPKPVTPPAVPASLTKVTLDKGRISLTKGGSVSLEKNGKPFLAAVRMGLGWEPAAGGRSVDLDASCIAFDAQRNKIETAWFMKLSIFNGAIAHSGDNLTGEGAGDDESITVHLEGLPPEVCGLVFVVNSFSGQKFTAVKNAYCRLLDAGSGQELVRFDLTSSEPQTGVVMCKLVRQYSGEWVMTAIGEYVSAKTARAMVKPAGAML; the protein is encoded by the coding sequence CTGACTCAGGGCGGCAACGCACCGTTGACCGCGGCCCGGGTGACGGTCGAGGTGACCGCGCCCAAGGCGCTGGACGTCTCGGGGCTGCTGCTCACCGAGTCCGGCAAGGTCCGCTCGGACGCCGACTTCGTCTTCTTCAACGCGCCGAACGGCCCCGGGGTGACGCACCGTCCGGCCTCCGGCGGGGCGCCTGACGCGATCACCGTGGACACCGGCGCGGTCCCGGCCGGGATCGACAAGATCGTGGTGACGGCCAGTCTGGACGACGCGGGGGCCACCTTCGCGGGCACCGAGCCGACCGCCACCCTGCGGGACGCCGACACCGGCGCCGTGCTGCTCACCTTCACCCCGCCCCGGCTGACCCGGGAGACCGCCCTGGTGGTGGTCGAGGTCTACCGCAGGGCCGGGGCCTGGAAGGTCCGCGCGGTCGGCCAGGGGTACGCCAACGGGCTGGCCGGGATCGCCACCGACTTCGGCGTCTCGGTGGACGACTCCCCCGCGCCGCCGCCGATGCCGACCGCCGCCCCGGCCGCTGCCGCGCCCGCCGCCCCGGCCGCCGCCGGCACGCCCCCGAAGCCGGTCACCCCGCCCGCCGTCCCGGCCTCGCTCACCAAGGTCACCCTGGACAAGGGCCGGATCAGCCTGACCAAGGGCGGCTCGGTCTCGCTGGAGAAGAACGGCAAGCCCTTCCTCGCCGCGGTCCGGATGGGCCTGGGCTGGGAGCCGGCCGCGGGCGGCCGCAGCGTCGACCTGGACGCCTCCTGCATCGCCTTCGACGCCCAGCGGAACAAGATCGAGACCGCCTGGTTCATGAAGCTCTCGATCTTCAACGGCGCGATCGCCCACTCCGGCGACAACCTCACCGGCGAGGGCGCGGGCGACGACGAGTCGATCACCGTCCACCTGGAGGGCCTGCCGCCCGAGGTCTGCGGCCTGGTCTTCGTGGTCAACTCCTTCTCCGGCCAGAAGTTCACCGCCGTCAAGAACGCCTACTGCCGCCTGCTGGACGCCGGTTCGGGCCAGGAGCTGGTCCGCTTCGACCTCACCTCCTCCGAGCCGCAGACCGGCGTGGTGATGTGCAAGCTGGTCCGCCAGTACTCCGGCGAATGGGTGATGACCGCCATCGGCGAGTACGTCAGCGCCAAGACCGCCCGCGCCATGGTCAAGCCGGCCGGCGCGATGCTCTGA
- a CDS encoding VOC family protein produces the protein MTAATPAFPARISIVTLGVTDLAASTAFYQALGWSRSAASNDNIVWFRTADSALGLFPTEELAADAGVPAIGEPSFRGVTLAVNLESPEQVDAALAVAVEAGATVVKPPAATDWGGYSGYFEDLDGHLWELAHNPFFPFTETGQLDLP, from the coding sequence ATGACCGCAGCCACTCCGGCCTTCCCCGCCAGGATCAGCATCGTCACCCTCGGGGTGACCGACCTGGCCGCCAGCACCGCCTTCTACCAGGCACTCGGCTGGTCGCGCTCCGCCGCCTCCAACGACAACATCGTCTGGTTCCGCACCGCGGACTCGGCGCTCGGCCTCTTCCCCACCGAGGAGCTGGCCGCCGACGCGGGCGTCCCGGCGATCGGCGAGCCCTCCTTCCGCGGCGTCACCCTCGCGGTGAACCTCGAATCCCCCGAGCAGGTGGACGCCGCCCTGGCGGTCGCGGTCGAGGCCGGCGCCACCGTGGTCAAGCCCCCGGCCGCCACCGACTGGGGCGGCTACTCGGGCTACTTCGAGGACCTCGACGGCCACCTCTGGGAGCTGGCCCACAACCCGTTCTTTCCGTTCACCGAGACCGGCCAACTCGACCTGCCGTAG
- a CDS encoding MFS transporter: MADLSPAGAGLSTAQFEGRRLSEALLPLELAPRTQLQLAAISRWNALRGIRVGLVAAALLFLLVGANLATPIYPVLQRQLGLTALDTTVLFTVYVFALVPVLAAVGHWSDHLGRRAMILPAVALAAGGDVLFATAGSFWQLALGRAVQGIAVGFATGAAGAALGDLLPDHPTLAAKLTLACSAGGVALGPIVGSLLSSGEHPLLTPFLLHAIALLALCVPLALVHPRMPGRQRPPAAPPRITTPAHLRPQRLRLPRTGRREFLLASAAGFVSYAVFGVYLSLAPAFSAKLLDTTSSLTGAVVAALLLGSSATAQLLVPPTADRLVIALGMAGLAAGLALVVTALYTGTPALLFLGSVLGGACQGVAFRSLFTTAVAAMNPERRGSELSTLWVIVYLGSSLPIVAVGALTQRYGLLPAVSGFVCVAALACLGLAGAVLRKR, translated from the coding sequence ATGGCGGACCTCTCCCCCGCCGGCGCCGGACTGTCCACCGCACAGTTCGAAGGACGCCGGCTCTCGGAGGCCCTGCTCCCCCTGGAGCTCGCACCACGCACGCAGCTCCAGCTCGCCGCGATCAGCCGCTGGAACGCGCTGCGCGGCATACGCGTCGGCCTGGTGGCCGCCGCCCTGCTGTTCCTGCTGGTCGGCGCCAATCTGGCGACCCCGATCTACCCGGTGCTCCAGCGTCAGCTCGGCCTGACCGCGCTCGACACCACCGTCCTCTTCACCGTCTACGTCTTCGCCCTGGTCCCGGTGCTGGCCGCGGTCGGCCACTGGTCCGACCACCTCGGGCGGCGCGCGATGATCCTGCCCGCCGTGGCCCTGGCGGCCGGCGGCGACGTCCTGTTCGCCACCGCGGGCAGCTTCTGGCAGCTGGCCCTCGGCCGGGCCGTCCAGGGCATCGCGGTCGGCTTCGCCACCGGCGCCGCCGGTGCCGCACTCGGCGACCTGCTGCCCGACCACCCGACGCTGGCCGCCAAACTCACCCTGGCCTGCTCGGCCGGCGGCGTGGCGCTCGGCCCGATCGTCGGCTCTCTCCTCTCCTCCGGCGAACACCCGCTGCTGACGCCCTTCCTGCTGCACGCCATCGCGCTACTGGCCCTGTGCGTCCCGCTCGCCCTGGTCCACCCCCGGATGCCCGGACGCCAACGGCCGCCCGCCGCCCCGCCGCGCATCACCACCCCCGCCCACCTGCGCCCGCAGCGCCTGCGGCTGCCGCGCACCGGCCGCCGCGAGTTCCTGCTCGCCTCCGCCGCGGGCTTCGTCTCGTACGCGGTCTTCGGGGTCTACCTCAGCCTGGCCCCGGCCTTCTCCGCCAAGCTGCTGGACACCACCTCCTCGCTGACCGGCGCGGTGGTCGCCGCCCTGCTGCTCGGCTCCTCGGCCACCGCCCAGCTGCTGGTGCCGCCCACCGCCGACCGCTTGGTGATCGCCCTCGGCATGGCGGGTCTGGCCGCCGGCCTGGCCCTGGTGGTCACCGCCCTCTACACCGGCACCCCGGCCCTGCTCTTCCTCGGCAGCGTGCTCGGCGGCGCCTGCCAGGGCGTGGCCTTCCGCTCCCTCTTCACCACCGCCGTCGCCGCGATGAACCCCGAACGCCGCGGCAGCGAGCTCTCCACCCTCTGGGTCATCGTCTACCTCGGCTCCTCCCTCCCGATCGTCGCCGTCGGCGCCCTGACCCAGCGGTACGGCCTGCTCCCGGCCGTCAGCGGCTTCGTCTGCGTCGCCGCCCTGGCCTGCCTCGGCCTGGCCGGAGCGGTCCTCCGGAAGCGGTAG
- a CDS encoding PucR family transcriptional regulator, whose translation MTAPGLPLRQLLMALGEPLVELQAAPAGLDVPVRDVAILDPEDPATARPGELVLAIGARGRAALPALRAAGRAKAAAVAVKLDAPGQADALREAATEAGVALLSVRRETRWEHLDSLARAIIAGPDAPETAEHNTGDLFSLAQTVAALTGGIVSIEDTSSRVLAYSRSSDSDEVDDLRRLSILGWQGPEPYLSKLREWGIFQHLRSSDAVIKIDPHPELGIRRRLAIGIRAGAQPLGTIWVQEGARPLAPLADQALVGAARVAAAQLVRRRRELSADVRLTQTLLTGLLEGSTGPQSLATHLGLELRRPATVLAYAASSPSEGSDLELTRAEVTGLISVHTAARHRSALLAPIESRVYVLLPELPAGLPMATVRDWAQEVVVAAREHLGVRLRAAIGSTVDGLAAVPESRAQADRILDAMGRGGVATEVAALIDVQAEVLVSEVLALLQERGGLRDPRLTALSEYDLRHGTRLAESVLAWLDALGEVRVAADALHIHPNTLRYRVRRAEQLTGIDLAQPQQRLLAMLQLRLPAEGP comes from the coding sequence GTGACCGCCCCCGGGCTGCCGCTGCGTCAGCTGCTGATGGCGCTGGGCGAGCCGCTGGTCGAGCTGCAGGCGGCGCCGGCCGGTCTGGACGTGCCGGTGCGGGACGTGGCGATCCTCGACCCGGAGGACCCGGCCACCGCGCGGCCCGGGGAGCTGGTGCTGGCGATCGGCGCGCGCGGCCGGGCCGCACTGCCCGCACTGCGGGCGGCCGGGCGGGCGAAGGCCGCCGCCGTGGCGGTGAAGCTGGACGCCCCCGGGCAGGCCGACGCGCTGCGCGAGGCGGCCACCGAGGCGGGCGTGGCGCTGCTGAGCGTGCGCCGCGAGACCCGCTGGGAGCACCTGGACTCGCTGGCCCGGGCGATCATCGCCGGACCGGACGCCCCGGAGACCGCCGAGCACAACACCGGCGACCTGTTCTCGCTGGCCCAGACGGTGGCCGCGTTGACCGGCGGGATCGTCAGCATCGAGGACACCTCCAGCCGGGTGCTGGCGTACTCGCGCTCCTCGGACAGCGACGAGGTGGACGACCTCCGGCGGCTCTCCATCCTGGGCTGGCAGGGGCCCGAGCCGTACCTGTCCAAGCTCCGCGAGTGGGGCATCTTCCAGCACCTGCGCAGCTCCGACGCGGTGATCAAGATCGACCCGCACCCCGAGCTCGGCATCCGGCGCCGGCTGGCGATCGGCATCCGGGCCGGGGCACAGCCGCTGGGCACCATCTGGGTCCAGGAGGGCGCCCGGCCGCTGGCCCCGCTGGCGGACCAGGCGCTGGTCGGTGCGGCCCGGGTGGCGGCTGCCCAACTGGTGCGCAGACGCCGGGAGTTGTCGGCCGACGTCCGGCTCACCCAGACCCTGCTGACCGGCCTGCTTGAGGGCTCCACCGGTCCGCAGTCGCTGGCCACCCACCTCGGCCTGGAGCTCCGCCGCCCGGCCACCGTGCTGGCGTACGCGGCGAGTTCACCCTCCGAGGGGTCCGACCTGGAGCTCACCCGGGCCGAGGTGACCGGCCTGATCTCGGTGCACACCGCCGCCCGGCACCGCTCCGCCCTGCTCGCCCCGATCGAGTCCCGGGTGTACGTGCTGCTGCCCGAACTCCCCGCCGGGCTGCCGATGGCCACCGTCCGGGACTGGGCACAGGAGGTGGTGGTGGCGGCCCGCGAGCACCTCGGGGTGCGGCTGCGGGCAGCGATCGGCTCGACCGTGGACGGGCTGGCGGCGGTGCCGGAATCCCGGGCGCAGGCCGACCGGATCCTGGACGCGATGGGACGCGGCGGGGTGGCCACCGAGGTCGCCGCGCTGATCGACGTGCAGGCCGAGGTGCTGGTGAGCGAGGTGCTGGCACTGCTCCAGGAGCGCGGCGGCCTGCGCGACCCCCGGCTCACCGCGCTGAGCGAGTACGACCTGCGGCACGGCACCCGGCTGGCAGAGTCGGTGCTCGCCTGGCTGGACGCGCTCGGCGAGGTCCGGGTGGCGGCCGACGCCCTGCACATCCACCCCAACACCTTGCGCTACCGGGTGCGCCGGGCCGAGCAGCTGACCGGCATCGACCTGGCCCAGCCGCAGCAGCGGCTGCTGGCGATGCTTCAGCTCAGACTCCCCGCCGAAGGGCCCTAG
- a CDS encoding metal-sulfur cluster assembly factor: MSDTETGTPAEAAAPSTEGPTVIVGTTAGTVSVEDLTEALMDVVDPELGIDVVNLGLIYGIHIDESDVATIDMTLTSAACPLTDVIEDQAKTATDGLVQDLRINWVWMPPWGPDKITDDGRDQLRALGFNV, encoded by the coding sequence ATGAGCGACACCGAGACCGGTACGCCGGCCGAGGCGGCGGCGCCCTCGACCGAGGGTCCGACCGTGATCGTCGGCACCACGGCCGGCACCGTCTCCGTCGAGGACCTGACCGAGGCCCTGATGGACGTCGTCGACCCCGAGCTGGGCATCGACGTCGTCAACCTGGGCCTGATCTACGGCATCCACATCGACGAGTCCGACGTGGCCACCATCGACATGACCCTCACCTCGGCGGCCTGCCCGCTCACCGACGTGATCGAGGACCAGGCCAAGACCGCCACCGACGGTCTGGTCCAGGACCTCCGGATCAACTGGGTCTGGATGCCGCCGTGGGGCCCGGACAAGATCACCGACGACGGCCGCGACCAGCTTCGCGCGCTCGGCTTCAACGTCTGA
- a CDS encoding alkaline phosphatase PhoX, with amino-acid sequence MSLSRRDFVNRSTAIGAGVLIAGSAEVLATAPGAIAAPSGGEAPAAESAEAARCATGYGELLPDPDGILALPRGFKYQVITYTGKTKLVTGESTPSNHDGTAAFQGPRGGTLLVNNHELRGARADWPHPVPLLEGHVYDPGAAGGCTVVEVRKNGKEVREWVGIAGTATNCAGGATPWGTWLSGEETEDKAGKYGFTKDHGYIFEVDPYDQEANRDPKPVKAFGRYPHEAVVIDPRRGHAYLTEDAAGPNGLLYRWTPPAGFKHGKGKLRTLADDAGKLEAFKVFDSHGTFVDDLSRAVKIGTTYGVDWVNVPDRDAKTVSVRKQFKDGEVTRSRKLEGMWWGDGGFYFVASFARTESPVQHDGQVWFYDPNRRTITLKVLLGVNTDVAGDHGNFDGPDNITVSPYGGLVIAEDGEGVQHLFGTTEDGRTYPIARNDLNIGTAEKPEFSEFTGVTFSEDGHTLFANIQEPGIMVAITGPWWRLRHRSGHGYND; translated from the coding sequence ATGTCGCTGTCCCGCCGGGACTTCGTCAACCGTTCCACCGCCATCGGGGCCGGCGTCCTGATCGCCGGCAGCGCCGAGGTGCTGGCCACCGCCCCCGGTGCCATCGCCGCGCCGTCCGGCGGCGAGGCCCCCGCCGCCGAGTCCGCCGAGGCCGCCCGCTGCGCCACCGGTTACGGCGAGCTGCTCCCGGACCCGGACGGCATCCTCGCGCTGCCCCGCGGCTTCAAGTACCAGGTCATCACCTACACCGGGAAGACCAAGCTGGTCACCGGTGAGAGCACCCCCAGCAACCACGACGGCACCGCGGCCTTCCAGGGACCGCGCGGCGGCACCCTGCTGGTGAACAACCACGAGCTGCGTGGCGCGCGCGCCGACTGGCCGCACCCCGTTCCGCTGCTGGAGGGTCACGTCTACGACCCGGGCGCGGCCGGCGGCTGCACCGTGGTCGAGGTCCGCAAGAACGGCAAGGAGGTCAGGGAGTGGGTCGGCATCGCCGGCACCGCGACCAACTGCGCCGGTGGCGCGACTCCTTGGGGCACCTGGCTGAGCGGCGAGGAGACCGAGGACAAGGCCGGCAAGTACGGCTTCACCAAGGACCACGGCTACATCTTCGAGGTCGACCCGTACGACCAGGAGGCCAACCGCGACCCGAAGCCGGTCAAGGCCTTCGGCCGCTACCCGCACGAGGCCGTGGTGATCGACCCGCGGCGCGGTCACGCCTACCTCACCGAGGACGCCGCCGGCCCGAACGGCCTGCTCTACCGCTGGACCCCGCCGGCCGGCTTCAAGCACGGCAAGGGCAAGCTGCGCACCCTGGCCGACGACGCGGGCAAGCTGGAGGCCTTCAAGGTCTTCGACTCGCACGGCACCTTCGTCGACGACCTCTCCCGGGCCGTCAAGATCGGCACCACGTACGGCGTCGACTGGGTCAACGTCCCGGACCGCGACGCCAAGACGGTCTCCGTCCGCAAGCAGTTCAAGGACGGCGAGGTCACCCGCTCCCGCAAGCTGGAGGGCATGTGGTGGGGTGACGGCGGCTTCTACTTCGTCGCCAGCTTCGCCCGCACCGAGAGCCCGGTGCAGCACGACGGCCAGGTCTGGTTCTACGACCCGAACCGACGCACCATCACCCTCAAGGTGCTGCTCGGCGTCAACACCGACGTGGCCGGCGACCACGGCAACTTCGACGGCCCGGACAACATCACCGTCTCGCCGTACGGCGGCCTGGTGATCGCCGAGGACGGCGAGGGCGTGCAGCACCTCTTCGGCACCACCGAGGACGGCCGCACCTACCCGATCGCCCGCAACGACCTGAACATCGGCACCGCCGAGAAGCCCGAGTTCAGCGAGTTCACCGGCGTGACCTTCTCCGAGGACGGCCACACGCTGTTCGCCAACATCCAGGAGCCGGGCATCATGGTGGCCATCACCGGCCCGTGGTGGCGCCTGCGCCACCGCAGCGGCCACGGCTACAACGACTGA
- a CDS encoding SRPBCC family protein, with the protein MDANHYRLTSVWPLPAEPVRVYRLLRDVESYPQWWPQVRSVRRLTDHSGELEIRSVLPYGLRLTATEREQDEAGLTLAADLTGDLVGWSRWTVHPAGAGSRAVFEEEVRPAKALMRRLAPVARPLFLANHAAMMRGGHRGLRRLLS; encoded by the coding sequence GTGGACGCCAACCACTACCGGCTGACCTCGGTCTGGCCGCTCCCCGCCGAGCCGGTCCGGGTCTACCGCCTGCTCCGGGACGTCGAGAGCTACCCGCAGTGGTGGCCGCAGGTGCGCTCGGTGCGCCGGCTGACCGACCACAGCGGCGAGCTGGAGATCCGCTCGGTGCTGCCGTACGGGCTCCGGCTGACCGCCACCGAGCGGGAGCAGGACGAGGCGGGCCTGACCCTGGCCGCCGACCTGACCGGCGACCTGGTCGGCTGGTCCCGCTGGACGGTCCATCCGGCGGGTGCCGGCAGCCGGGCGGTCTTCGAGGAGGAAGTCCGCCCGGCGAAGGCCCTGATGCGCCGGCTCGCCCCGGTCGCCCGCCCGCTCTTCCTGGCCAACCACGCGGCCATGATGCGCGGCGGCCACCGGGGGCTCCGACGCCTGCTCAGCTGA
- the sufU gene encoding Fe-S cluster assembly sulfur transfer protein SufU, whose translation MKLDSMYQEIILEHYKNPHGKGLRDGDAEVHHVNPTCGDEITLRVRLDGAVVADVSYESQGCSISQASASVLNDLVVGKSVGEAQAIQEAFLELMQSKGQGVGDEEVLEDAVAFAGVSKFPARVKCALLSWMAWKDATAKALAEHPAV comes from the coding sequence ATGAAGCTCGACTCGATGTACCAGGAGATCATCCTGGAGCACTACAAGAACCCCCACGGCAAGGGGCTGCGGGACGGCGACGCCGAGGTGCACCACGTCAACCCGACCTGCGGCGACGAGATCACCCTGCGGGTGCGGCTCGACGGCGCAGTGGTGGCGGACGTCTCCTACGAGTCCCAGGGCTGCTCGATCAGCCAGGCCAGCGCCTCGGTGCTGAACGACCTGGTGGTCGGCAAGTCCGTGGGCGAGGCACAGGCGATCCAGGAGGCCTTCCTGGAGCTCATGCAGAGCAAGGGCCAGGGCGTCGGCGACGAAGAGGTGCTGGAGGACGCGGTCGCGTTCGCCGGTGTCTCCAAGTTCCCGGCCCGGGTCAAGTGCGCGCTGCTGAGCTGGATGGCCTGGAAGGACGCCACCGCCAAGGCGCTCGCCGAACACCCCGCCGTCTGA
- the pruA gene encoding L-glutamate gamma-semialdehyde dehydrogenase — MDAVTQVPAPVNEPVHSYAPGSPERARLEAKLKELGGQEPVQLTMTINGERRMGGGSEFHVVQPHNHAARLGTLRNATQDDAREAIDTALAAAPAWQALSFDSRAAIFLKAADLLAGPWRETLAAATMLGQSKTAQQAEIDTPCELVDFLRFNVHFARQIIAEQPISSEGVWNRSDHRALEGFVYAITPFNFTAIALNLPTAPALMGNVVLWKPSPTQQFSAHLLMQLLEAAGLPKGVINMVTGDGKDVSEVALKRPELAGIHFTGSTATFQHLWREVGANIANYRSYPRIVGETGGKDFLVAHPSADKAVLKTAMTRGAFEFQGQKCSALSRAYVPASLWAEIKDDFRDEVDGLTMGDVTDLSNFMSAVIDDRSFAKNKAAIDRAQADPAVEVLAGGTYDDSVGYFVRPTVLVCSDPASEYFKDEYFGPILSVLVYQDDEYDTMLAQMESVSSYALTGAIIAQDREAVQHAMLKLRNAAGNFYINDKPTGAVVGQQPFGGARASGTNDKAGAKQNLMRWTSTRSIKETFVPPTDYRYPHMG; from the coding sequence ATGGATGCTGTGACCCAGGTCCCCGCGCCGGTGAACGAGCCGGTCCACAGCTACGCCCCCGGGAGCCCCGAACGGGCCCGGCTGGAGGCGAAGCTGAAGGAGCTGGGCGGCCAGGAGCCGGTCCAGCTGACCATGACGATCAACGGGGAGCGCCGCATGGGCGGCGGCTCCGAGTTCCACGTCGTCCAGCCGCACAACCACGCGGCTCGGCTCGGCACGCTGCGCAACGCCACCCAGGACGACGCGCGCGAGGCCATCGACACTGCCCTGGCCGCCGCCCCGGCCTGGCAGGCGCTCTCCTTCGACTCCCGCGCCGCGATCTTCCTGAAGGCCGCCGACCTGCTGGCCGGCCCCTGGCGCGAGACGCTGGCCGCCGCCACCATGCTCGGCCAGTCCAAGACCGCGCAGCAGGCGGAGATCGACACCCCCTGCGAGCTGGTCGACTTCCTGCGCTTCAACGTGCACTTCGCCCGGCAGATCATCGCCGAGCAGCCGATCTCCTCCGAGGGCGTCTGGAACCGCAGCGACCACCGTGCGCTGGAGGGCTTCGTCTACGCGATCACGCCCTTCAACTTCACCGCCATCGCGCTGAACCTGCCCACCGCCCCGGCCCTGATGGGCAACGTGGTGCTGTGGAAGCCCTCCCCGACCCAGCAGTTCTCCGCGCACCTGCTGATGCAGCTGCTGGAGGCCGCCGGTCTGCCCAAGGGCGTCATCAACATGGTCACCGGTGACGGCAAGGACGTCTCCGAGGTCGCGCTCAAGCGCCCCGAGCTGGCGGGCATCCACTTCACCGGCTCCACCGCGACCTTCCAGCACCTGTGGCGCGAGGTCGGCGCGAACATCGCCAACTACCGCAGCTACCCGCGGATCGTCGGCGAGACCGGCGGCAAGGACTTCCTGGTCGCCCACCCGTCCGCCGACAAGGCCGTGCTGAAGACCGCGATGACCCGCGGCGCCTTCGAGTTCCAGGGCCAGAAGTGCTCGGCGCTCTCCCGCGCCTACGTCCCGGCCTCGCTCTGGGCCGAGATCAAGGACGACTTCCGGGACGAGGTGGACGGCCTGACCATGGGTGACGTCACCGACCTGTCGAACTTCATGAGCGCCGTCATCGACGACCGCTCGTTCGCCAAGAACAAGGCCGCGATCGACCGCGCCCAGGCCGACCCGGCCGTCGAGGTGCTGGCCGGCGGCACGTACGACGACTCGGTCGGCTACTTCGTCCGGCCGACCGTGCTGGTCTGTTCGGACCCGGCCTCGGAGTACTTCAAGGACGAGTACTTCGGCCCGATCCTCTCGGTCCTCGTCTACCAGGACGACGAGTACGACACCATGCTGGCCCAGATGGAGTCGGTCTCCAGCTACGCGCTGACCGGCGCGATCATCGCCCAGGACCGCGAGGCCGTCCAGCACGCGATGCTGAAGCTCCGCAACGCGGCGGGCAACTTCTACATCAACGACAAGCCGACCGGCGCCGTGGTCGGCCAGCAGCCCTTCGGCGGTGCCCGGGCCTCCGGCACCAACGACAAGGCCGGCGCCAAGCAGAACCTGATGCGCTGGACCTCCACCCGCTCCATCAAGGAGACGTTCGTCCCGCCGACGGACTACCGCTACCCGCACATGGGCTGA
- a CDS encoding proline dehydrogenase family protein, producing MLRSALLAASRSPQVRTVVEKFPPTHAIVERFVAGEQLDQAVSATDELIATGRKVTLDHLGEDTKDAEQAAGTAEAYEHLLAALKDTGLATDAEVSVKLSAVGQFLPVDGEKIALENARRICAAAADAGTTVTLDMEDHTTTDSTLSIARELRADFPWLGVVLQAYLRRTEADCRDLAGAGSRVRICKGAYKEPESVAFQGKRDVDLAYVRALKVLMNGEGYPMVASHDPNMIKIAGQLAEWQGRGRDSFEYQMLFGIRPEEQLRLAEAGNTMRVYLPYGQEWYGYFMRRLAERPANLTFFLRAMATRG from the coding sequence ATGCTCCGTTCCGCCCTCCTCGCCGCCTCCCGCTCCCCGCAGGTGCGTACGGTCGTCGAGAAGTTCCCGCCCACCCACGCGATAGTCGAGCGCTTCGTCGCCGGTGAGCAGCTCGACCAGGCGGTCTCCGCGACCGACGAACTGATCGCCACCGGCCGCAAGGTGACGCTCGATCACCTGGGCGAGGACACCAAGGACGCCGAGCAGGCGGCCGGCACCGCCGAGGCGTACGAGCACCTGCTCGCCGCGCTCAAGGACACCGGCCTGGCCACCGACGCCGAGGTCTCGGTCAAGCTCTCGGCGGTCGGTCAGTTCCTGCCGGTGGACGGCGAGAAGATCGCGCTGGAGAACGCCCGGCGGATCTGCGCCGCGGCCGCCGACGCGGGCACCACGGTCACCCTGGACATGGAGGACCACACCACCACCGACTCCACCCTGTCGATCGCCCGCGAGCTGCGCGCCGACTTCCCGTGGCTCGGCGTGGTGCTCCAGGCGTACCTGCGCCGCACCGAGGCGGACTGCCGCGACCTGGCCGGTGCCGGGTCCCGGGTGCGGATCTGCAAGGGCGCCTACAAGGAGCCCGAGTCGGTCGCCTTCCAGGGCAAGCGCGACGTCGACCTGGCGTACGTCCGGGCCCTCAAGGTCCTGATGAACGGCGAGGGTTACCCGATGGTGGCCTCGCACGACCCGAACATGATCAAGATCGCCGGCCAGCTGGCCGAGTGGCAGGGCCGGGGCCGGGACAGCTTCGAGTACCAGATGCTGTTCGGCATCCGCCCCGAGGAGCAGCTGCGCCTCGCCGAGGCCGGCAACACCATGCGGGTCTACCTCCCGTACGGCCAGGAGTGGTACGGCTACTTCATGCGCCGGCTGGCCGAGCGCCCGGCCAACCTGACCTTCTTCCTGCGCGCGATGGCCACCCGCGGCTGA